In a single window of the Pseudomonas sp. B21-015 genome:
- a CDS encoding U32 family peptidase has protein sequence MSLPKHHLELLSPARDVAIAREAILHGADAVYIGGPSFGARHNACNEVSDIAQLVEFARRYHARVFTTINTILHDNELEPARKLIHQLYDAGVDALIVQDLGVMELDIPPIELHASTQTDIRTLARAKFLDQAGFSQLVLARELNLQEIRAIADETDAAIEFFIHGALCVAFSGQCNISHAQTGRSANRGDCSQACRLPYTLKDEKGGVIAYEKHLLSMKDNNQSANIRALVEAGVRSFKIEGRYKDMGYVKNITAYYRQRLDDVLEDRPDLARASSGRTAHFFVPDPEKTFHRGSTDYFVSDRKIDIGAFDTPTFTGLPVGVVEKVGKRDLLVVTHEPLSNGDGLNVLVKREVVGWRTNIAEPKGEFIDDGEKRYRYRVEPNEMPKGLHQLRPNHPLSRNLDHNWQQALIKTSAERRVGLAWVARLREDRLELTATSEEGVSASVALDGPFGLANKPEQALEQLHDLLGQLGTTQYHATAIELDAPQAYFVPNSQLKTLRREVIEALTAARIQAHPRGGRKAETDPPPVYPESHLSFLANVYNQKARDFYHRHGVKLIDAAYEAHEETGEVPVMITKHCLRFSFNLCPKQAKGVTGVRTKVAPMQLVHGDEVLTLKFDCKPCEMHVIGKMKGHILGLPQPGSAVQQVVGHISPEDLLKTIPRAPH, from the coding sequence ATGTCCCTACCCAAACATCACCTTGAACTGCTCAGCCCCGCCCGTGACGTGGCCATCGCTCGCGAGGCCATCCTGCATGGCGCCGACGCCGTGTACATCGGCGGCCCGAGCTTCGGCGCCCGGCACAACGCCTGTAACGAGGTGAGCGATATCGCCCAATTGGTGGAATTCGCCCGTCGCTATCACGCCCGGGTGTTCACCACCATCAACACAATCCTGCACGACAACGAGCTGGAGCCGGCGCGCAAGCTGATCCACCAGTTGTACGACGCCGGCGTCGATGCGCTGATCGTCCAGGATCTGGGCGTGATGGAGCTGGACATTCCGCCGATCGAGCTGCACGCCAGCACCCAGACCGACATCCGCACCCTGGCACGGGCGAAGTTCCTCGATCAGGCCGGCTTCTCGCAACTGGTGCTGGCCCGCGAGCTGAACCTCCAGGAGATCCGCGCCATTGCCGACGAGACCGATGCGGCCATCGAGTTCTTTATCCACGGCGCGCTGTGCGTGGCGTTCTCCGGCCAATGCAACATCTCCCATGCGCAGACCGGTCGCAGCGCCAACCGTGGCGATTGCTCCCAGGCTTGCCGCCTGCCGTACACCCTCAAGGACGAAAAAGGCGGTGTGATCGCCTACGAAAAACACCTGCTGTCGATGAAGGACAACAACCAGAGCGCCAACATCCGCGCCCTGGTGGAAGCCGGCGTACGCTCGTTCAAGATCGAGGGGCGCTACAAGGACATGGGCTATGTGAAGAACATCACCGCCTACTATCGCCAGCGCCTGGACGACGTCCTCGAAGACCGTCCGGACCTGGCCCGCGCTTCCAGCGGCCGCACCGCGCACTTCTTCGTGCCCGATCCGGAAAAGACCTTCCACCGCGGCAGCACCGACTACTTCGTCAGCGACCGCAAGATCGACATCGGCGCCTTCGACACACCCACCTTCACCGGCCTGCCCGTGGGCGTGGTGGAGAAAGTCGGCAAGCGCGACTTGCTGGTGGTCACCCACGAACCGCTGTCCAACGGCGACGGCCTCAATGTGCTGGTCAAACGCGAGGTGGTGGGCTGGCGCACCAACATCGCCGAGCCCAAGGGCGAGTTCATCGATGACGGTGAAAAGCGCTACCGCTACCGTGTCGAGCCCAACGAAATGCCGAAAGGGCTGCATCAGCTGCGGCCGAACCACCCGCTGAGCCGCAACCTCGACCACAACTGGCAACAGGCCCTGATCAAGACCTCCGCCGAGCGCCGGGTGGGTCTTGCCTGGGTCGCTCGCCTGCGCGAGGATCGCCTGGAACTGACCGCCACCAGCGAAGAAGGTGTCAGCGCCAGCGTCGCCCTGGACGGCCCATTCGGTCTGGCCAACAAGCCGGAACAGGCCCTGGAGCAACTGCACGACCTGCTCGGCCAACTGGGCACCACGCAGTACCACGCCACGGCTATCGAGCTGGATGCACCGCAGGCGTATTTCGTCCCCAACTCGCAGCTCAAGACCTTGCGCCGCGAAGTCATCGAAGCGCTGACCGCGGCCCGCATCCAAGCCCACCCTCGGGGTGGTCGCAAGGCCGAGACCGATCCGCCACCGGTGTATCCGGAGTCGCACCTGTCGTTCCTGGCCAACGTCTACAACCAGAAAGCCCGCGACTTCTATCACCGTCACGGTGTCAAGCTGATCGACGCGGCCTATGAGGCTCACGAGGAGACCGGCGAAGTGCCGGTGATGATCACCAAGCACTGCCTGCGCTTCTCCTTCAACCTCTGCCCCAAGCAGGCCAAGGGCGTCACCGGCGTACGCACCAAGGTCGCGCCGATGCAACTGGTGCACGGTGACGAGGTACTGACGCTGAAGTTCGACTGCAAGCCCTGCGAGATGCACGTGATCGGCAAGATGAAGGGGCACATCCTTGGCCTGCCACAACCGGGCAGCGCGGTGCAGCAAGTTGTCGGCCACATCAGCCCTGAAGACCTGCTCAAGACCATCCCTCGCGCGCCCCACTGA
- the amrS gene encoding AmmeMemoRadiSam system radical SAM enzyme: protein MDNTKNKNWTLQSMPAKLEEILPDGNVKCHLSPRNCVIQEGKVGFCKVRGNRGGRLVTLNYGKGVHSTEETIETEAVFHFAPGERILSLGNIGCMLNCGYCHNWKTSQAKYVTDKDVYYYTPEQVVETALKHGIRVISWTYNDPVVWHEFILDTAKLAKEAGLINLYKSAFFISEEAIDELLPVIDIFSISLKSISPEYYRKVTTGWVEPVLAGIKKVYDAGKYVEVSTLMVTDISDDEDTARKISQWVLDELGPNVPLHFVRFHPDYKMSNSIRTPVDRLLKARDIARSMGVEHVYLGNVNDVEGTNTSCNNCNALLVTRYGLNAEIIGLDNNGCCTRCGHDAHFKLLGEHKATNPVELREDALTSYEKRKFEWHGDIVSLHAQVLNTEDFEQTVYLRRNYTDGLNSDWKSLTLRPYESYRFIIAKARIDESGPEVWLPKGVNSNLHEVFDRAHFPTESIEEIGISQNDITPTIGYEGKQNMYEQVIKLVSKS, encoded by the coding sequence ATGGACAATACAAAAAATAAAAACTGGACCTTACAAAGCATGCCCGCGAAGCTGGAAGAAATACTCCCGGACGGCAATGTAAAGTGCCACCTTTCCCCCCGAAACTGCGTCATACAGGAAGGCAAGGTAGGTTTTTGCAAGGTGCGTGGGAACAGAGGCGGTCGGTTAGTTACATTGAATTATGGCAAAGGCGTTCACAGCACCGAAGAAACTATTGAAACCGAGGCTGTGTTCCACTTTGCTCCCGGTGAACGAATCCTTTCCTTAGGAAATATCGGCTGCATGCTCAACTGCGGCTACTGTCACAACTGGAAGACCTCTCAGGCCAAGTATGTAACAGACAAAGATGTTTACTACTACACACCTGAGCAAGTTGTGGAAACTGCGCTGAAGCATGGTATACGCGTCATTTCCTGGACTTATAACGACCCAGTTGTCTGGCATGAATTTATCCTCGACACGGCAAAGCTGGCAAAGGAAGCGGGCTTAATCAATTTATATAAATCGGCATTTTTCATCAGCGAAGAAGCCATTGACGAACTATTGCCGGTCATTGATATATTCTCAATTTCACTAAAATCCATTTCCCCTGAATACTACCGAAAAGTCACAACTGGCTGGGTAGAGCCCGTTCTGGCGGGCATCAAGAAAGTATACGATGCTGGCAAATATGTTGAAGTCAGTACCTTGATGGTTACCGACATCAGTGACGATGAGGATACCGCCAGGAAAATTAGCCAGTGGGTACTGGATGAACTGGGCCCGAATGTACCGCTCCACTTTGTAAGGTTTCACCCCGATTATAAAATGAGCAATAGCATCAGAACCCCTGTGGATAGACTCCTGAAAGCTCGGGACATCGCTCGAAGCATGGGGGTTGAGCATGTTTATCTGGGTAACGTGAACGATGTCGAGGGCACCAATACAAGCTGCAACAATTGTAACGCCCTACTCGTTACCCGCTACGGTTTGAACGCTGAAATAATCGGATTGGATAACAACGGTTGCTGCACTCGGTGCGGGCACGATGCACATTTCAAACTACTTGGCGAACACAAAGCGACCAACCCTGTTGAACTGCGAGAGGATGCGCTGACCTCTTACGAAAAGCGAAAGTTCGAGTGGCATGGGGACATCGTGTCGCTGCACGCCCAAGTGCTGAATACCGAAGACTTTGAGCAGACCGTCTACCTGCGGCGCAACTATACCGACGGACTCAACAGTGATTGGAAATCACTGACATTGCGGCCGTATGAAAGCTATCGATTCATTATCGCCAAGGCACGAATTGATGAATCAGGCCCTGAGGTCTGGCTTCCCAAGGGGGTGAACTCAAATCTTCATGAAGTATTCGACAGGGCTCACTTCCCAACCGAGTCGATTGAAGAGATTGGCATTTCGCAAAATGACATCACCCCGACAATTGGTTATGAGGGCAAGCAGAACATGTATGAACAGGTTATCAAACTGGTCAGCAAGTCATGA
- a CDS encoding Lrp/AsnC family transcriptional regulator yields MDRIDIKILGKVQDCGRISITELSRHAGLSIPATTDRLRKLEDSGVIKGYSAQLDPTKLGFGISAVVGITTLKPAKSKLIATLNDIPEVVECLHITGNDSYLIRIYAKSMADLENVIARINAYGETRTSIVLSVPIERRKLAP; encoded by the coding sequence ATGGACCGTATAGACATAAAAATCTTGGGAAAAGTGCAGGACTGTGGTCGCATTTCCATCACCGAGCTGTCCAGGCACGCTGGTCTTTCTATTCCCGCCACCACTGATAGGTTGCGAAAGCTCGAAGACTCAGGGGTCATCAAGGGTTATAGCGCTCAGTTAGATCCAACCAAGCTAGGGTTCGGCATATCTGCTGTTGTCGGTATCACCACCCTCAAGCCGGCGAAATCCAAATTGATAGCGACGCTCAATGACATACCCGAAGTCGTCGAGTGCCTGCATATCACAGGTAACGACTCCTACCTTATCAGGATCTATGCCAAGTCAATGGCCGATCTTGAGAATGTCATTGCGAGGATCAACGCGTACGGTGAGACACGTACAAGCATTGTTTTGTCAGTCCCTATCGAGAGAAGAAAGCTTGCCCCTTGA
- a CDS encoding YitT family protein: protein MEDEKIKCEKKPYPSFAKHIGTQVLALRRFKLDQFFMYLAGVTLFSVGAKFFIVSQLGTDPLDVLIISIDKILLLGMGVCSGIVSISFLLWWMLWNKKYPPISPFITTTLTGLLIDLWSVLGLGEYLIVRVNEYTILATGLILCAYSSALIIMSGIGIRIMDLVVLTMVSKWDWSFTKAKMIIEIGIFSTGWLLGGPFGVGTIAFLLVIGPLIQPFMNMNARRFSLKNYGLNSASSA, encoded by the coding sequence ATGGAAGATGAAAAAATAAAGTGTGAAAAAAAACCCTACCCATCATTCGCCAAACATATTGGAACGCAAGTCCTAGCTCTTCGTAGATTCAAGTTGGATCAGTTCTTTATGTATCTGGCTGGAGTCACTCTTTTCTCAGTGGGTGCCAAGTTTTTCATTGTCAGTCAACTGGGAACTGATCCTTTAGATGTCCTGATCATCTCGATAGATAAAATACTCCTGCTCGGAATGGGCGTTTGTTCGGGTATTGTTTCTATATCCTTTCTGCTGTGGTGGATGCTCTGGAACAAAAAATATCCTCCGATAAGCCCATTTATTACAACCACGCTCACCGGTCTGCTGATTGACCTCTGGTCCGTGCTGGGGCTTGGAGAGTATTTGATTGTCAGAGTGAATGAATACACGATATTGGCGACAGGGTTGATCTTGTGTGCTTATTCATCGGCACTGATTATCATGAGTGGTATTGGTATCAGAATCATGGACCTTGTAGTGCTGACCATGGTTTCCAAATGGGATTGGTCATTCACCAAAGCCAAAATGATAATTGAAATTGGTATCTTTTCGACCGGGTGGCTTTTAGGAGGGCCGTTCGGGGTGGGAACCATTGCATTCTTGTTGGTTATAGGTCCTCTTATACAGCCATTCATGAATATGAATGCCAGGCGCTTTTCACTTAAGAATTATGGATTGAACAGCGCTTCTTCTGCCTAG
- a CDS encoding dipeptidase — MDFSLKHLAATTLMLASLSSFTTSAHANITPQQSATILKTFSDASVTDFRQFLGRLAKSELAKTGDLGPAISAFQGNKPLSPEQQNEIHRLLGLYARVKYGDAATETLRELVAIPTFRVDGVAQHDNPEFIKIADKLKGLAQAFNLNFRNIDNRVYEISLEGSGDEVVGIHAHADVVPVTPENWVLKDGTRLDPFKVTQVGDRMYGRGTEDDKNGIVVALYAMKIIKEEKLPLARHFKLLVDTTEETTGDAIPYYFEHNPTPNYNLALDGGYPVVIAEKGYGTVMANFARRNGQGKGAEITSMTGGLATNQIPSTSVATLVTDKPAELAASLQKAGTDYAKRNGGDFDVTAKVVGKDVKLTVTGVSAHSSEPESGINPVARMLGFINSLDGKVALKHNHMTDAARYAVDNWGLDYLGGKLGVGFSDAFMGPLTTSLTYVGMDEKAFKLAVNLRVPKGKSPEALKAEIAKKLGAWSEKTHIAVAFDYSIAEPMYRNPEGEWVKALLAVASENLGMEHKFGTSAGATSVHELPNGVQFGLARPELKYTGHNDNEFKTVDQFLLDLQIVTEMMGRIGQLPTL; from the coding sequence ATGGATTTCTCACTCAAGCACTTGGCCGCGACAACCCTGATGCTGGCCAGCCTTTCGTCGTTCACCACGTCAGCACATGCCAACATCACCCCGCAACAGAGCGCGACCATCCTCAAGACCTTCAGCGATGCATCGGTAACGGATTTCAGGCAGTTCCTGGGACGCCTGGCCAAGAGCGAGCTTGCCAAAACCGGCGACCTCGGCCCGGCAATCAGTGCTTTCCAGGGCAACAAGCCCCTTTCCCCTGAACAGCAAAACGAGATCCATCGCCTGCTCGGCCTCTATGCGCGGGTGAAGTACGGCGACGCTGCCACCGAGACCCTGCGCGAGCTGGTGGCCATCCCGACCTTCCGCGTGGACGGCGTGGCCCAGCACGACAATCCCGAATTCATCAAGATCGCCGACAAGCTCAAGGGCCTTGCCCAGGCCTTTAACCTGAACTTTCGCAACATCGACAATCGCGTCTATGAAATCTCCCTGGAAGGCAGTGGCGATGAAGTCGTGGGCATTCACGCCCATGCCGATGTGGTGCCCGTGACTCCAGAGAACTGGGTCCTGAAAGACGGCACCCGCCTCGATCCGTTCAAGGTTACCCAGGTCGGCGACCGTATGTATGGCCGAGGCACCGAGGATGACAAGAACGGCATCGTGGTTGCGCTCTACGCCATGAAGATCATCAAGGAAGAGAAGCTGCCGCTGGCTCGCCATTTCAAGCTGCTGGTAGACACCACCGAAGAAACCACCGGCGACGCCATCCCCTATTACTTCGAACACAACCCGACACCCAACTACAACCTGGCGCTGGATGGCGGCTACCCGGTGGTGATTGCCGAGAAAGGCTACGGCACCGTCATGGCGAACTTTGCCCGGCGTAACGGTCAGGGCAAGGGCGCCGAAATCACCTCAATGACCGGCGGCCTGGCAACCAATCAGATTCCGTCGACGTCGGTCGCTACCCTTGTGACTGACAAGCCCGCCGAATTGGCCGCCAGCCTGCAGAAGGCTGGCACCGATTATGCCAAGCGCAATGGCGGCGACTTCGACGTGACCGCCAAGGTCGTTGGCAAGGACGTCAAGCTCACGGTCACCGGCGTTTCTGCCCACTCCTCCGAGCCCGAGTCAGGCATCAACCCGGTGGCACGGATGCTGGGCTTCATCAACAGCCTCGACGGCAAGGTCGCGCTCAAGCACAACCACATGACCGACGCCGCCCGCTACGCCGTCGACAACTGGGGGTTGGACTACCTGGGGGGCAAGTTGGGGGTCGGTTTTTCCGATGCCTTCATGGGCCCGCTGACCACCTCCCTGACCTACGTCGGGATGGATGAAAAAGCCTTCAAGCTCGCGGTCAACCTGCGCGTGCCGAAGGGCAAGTCCCCGGAAGCGCTCAAGGCCGAAATCGCCAAGAAGCTGGGCGCCTGGAGCGAGAAGACTCACATTGCAGTGGCCTTCGACTACTCGATCGCCGAGCCGATGTACCGCAACCCTGAGGGTGAATGGGTCAAGGCGCTGTTGGCGGTGGCCAGCGAAAACCTTGGCATGGAGCACAAGTTCGGCACCTCGGCTGGCGCCACTTCGGTCCATGAGCTGCCCAACGGCGTGCAGTTCGGTTTGGCCAGGCCCGAGCTCAAGTACACCGGCCACAACGACAACGAGTTCAAGACCGTCGACCAGTTCCTGCTGGACCTGCAGATCGTGACCGAGATGATGGGTCGCATCGGGCAGTTGCCGACACTCTGA
- a CDS encoding PLP-dependent aminotransferase family protein, which translates to MARKANVVEIPSLGTLDRTAGQLGRQLAQALRSAIRRGDVKPGEPLPSTRILAKSLMIARGTVIEAFEQLIAEGFLESRGRAGTRVARSLVDAAPTSKPEDSLAGTRSWTPSARIERFAQVARQFGAAPQIPFSVSVPTGKAAPDDIWRRLGNRIRARGPGAPSGYGDPQGALELREAVADYVRKSRSVRCEASQVIITSGTQQGLYLACQVLLDVGDFAWVEDPAYRGITGILESAGHTNQMIRVPVDSEGLNVERGIEQCPQARAAFVTSSHQYPLGMPMSMARREALLSWARACDAWIVEDDYDGELRYAGHPFPSLQGLDPDRVIYLGTFSKILFPSLRLGYAIVPPYLVQAFCGARVLMDRHPANADQHVLAAFIAEGHLDRHIRRIRGVYADIHRQIIEAVARLIPRELAWLEPSDQGMHLVLWLAEGIDDQWVATKAFEVHVSVRAVSPMYAGGHGRSGLILGLGGFSAEEIESVTRRLAHVIALAAQPPAG; encoded by the coding sequence ATGGCACGAAAAGCGAACGTTGTTGAAATTCCATCGTTAGGCACGCTGGATCGAACCGCAGGTCAGTTAGGACGACAACTGGCTCAAGCGCTTCGGTCTGCGATCCGCAGGGGCGACGTCAAACCAGGTGAACCCCTGCCATCGACGCGCATTCTCGCCAAATCGCTGATGATTGCCCGAGGCACCGTTATCGAGGCCTTTGAGCAGTTGATCGCCGAGGGCTTCCTGGAATCCCGAGGTAGAGCGGGTACGCGGGTTGCCCGCTCTTTGGTAGACGCGGCGCCAACCAGCAAACCGGAAGACAGCCTGGCTGGAACAAGGTCGTGGACTCCCTCTGCGCGAATCGAAAGGTTCGCTCAGGTGGCCCGGCAATTTGGAGCGGCTCCCCAGATTCCGTTTTCAGTCTCCGTCCCGACTGGAAAAGCGGCGCCTGACGATATTTGGCGTCGCCTTGGCAATCGTATAAGGGCGCGCGGGCCCGGAGCTCCATCGGGGTACGGTGATCCACAGGGCGCTCTCGAGTTACGGGAAGCGGTAGCGGATTACGTACGCAAGTCACGATCTGTCCGGTGTGAAGCGAGCCAGGTCATCATCACATCCGGCACGCAACAAGGCCTGTACCTGGCGTGCCAGGTGCTGCTCGATGTTGGGGATTTTGCGTGGGTGGAGGATCCGGCCTACCGGGGTATCACCGGGATTCTGGAAAGCGCGGGCCATACGAATCAAATGATCCGCGTCCCTGTCGATTCCGAGGGCTTGAATGTTGAACGTGGAATAGAGCAATGCCCCCAGGCACGGGCAGCCTTCGTGACCTCTTCACACCAATATCCGCTCGGCATGCCGATGAGCATGGCCCGGCGCGAGGCCCTGTTGTCATGGGCCAGGGCCTGCGATGCCTGGATCGTCGAGGACGATTATGATGGTGAGTTGCGCTATGCGGGCCACCCTTTTCCATCCCTGCAGGGGCTGGACCCCGACCGCGTTATCTATTTGGGGACGTTCAGCAAAATACTGTTCCCGTCGTTACGACTCGGCTACGCAATCGTTCCGCCTTACCTGGTGCAAGCCTTCTGTGGTGCAAGGGTTCTGATGGATCGGCATCCCGCCAACGCCGATCAGCATGTTCTCGCGGCATTCATCGCAGAAGGACATCTGGATCGACACATCCGGCGAATCCGCGGCGTGTACGCGGACATCCACAGGCAAATAATCGAGGCGGTTGCGAGGCTGATTCCTCGCGAATTGGCATGGCTGGAACCGAGCGATCAGGGCATGCATTTGGTGCTTTGGCTGGCAGAGGGAATCGACGATCAGTGGGTCGCCACCAAAGCCTTCGAAGTTCACGTATCGGTACGTGCAGTGTCCCCAATGTATGCCGGTGGCCATGGTCGTTCGGGGCTGATTTTGGGCTTGGGTGGTTTCAGTGCCGAGGAGATCGAGTCCGTCACCAGACGCCTTGCGCATGTCATCGCGCTGGCTGCGCAGCCCCCTGCCGGATGA
- a CDS encoding metallophosphoesterase — translation MKEQSIEFRPGDEHLGEGHFEEGHSALLAMTHTPQSSTTNSRIELYTQESMVNWLGPFQLMRTGLQSAAATTMGAFADPRDVLAMLNPRDANPPIQVAADGDVWVDYLADTGDGWDSTYSMALCVSQDVKLPELTLPRGDVLLLGGDQVYPTPAQSGYRTRFLDPFRAAFPAPVPKVHPNEQDQPVPQPGAPWMVATPGNHDWYDGLRGFSQLFCEQKPIGGWETRQHTSYYVLQLPNGWWIWGLDLQLESMIDRQQKQYFEEMRAKLQPGDRVILCTPEPSWVDEAERLARVGRKTLPSIETQTLRFSSLREIEQLLGDHLAVVLAGDSHHYARYQPKAGSQAPQRITCGGGGAFLHGTHQLPDPPEPISVGGTPQHYELAASYPDKKTSEQLRNRAWRLPTHNLSFCGMLAIMYLLFDWMVESASKVPHPARDNRSLVEVLSGLEVSIPNLREVWRQLVLVLAHSPSSVMFAVTIVLGCAVLSAAGVKRTRKLAYGIGAVHGLLHLGLAIGLLWLMGRINIHYLQFEVENLFQVLLFLVGTLVLGGSLGGLLFGAWMVMANTLWGLHSEVVFSSQRIADHKCFLRMHFNGDQLTLYPLKLEKVCRRWSVASGVAKLAKVQRTWRLRATPESTGPRFVPTSGELELRLIEPPIVIRRGGTSS, via the coding sequence ATGAAGGAGCAATCGATTGAGTTCCGCCCTGGAGATGAGCACTTGGGTGAGGGACACTTTGAAGAGGGGCACTCTGCGCTCCTCGCCATGACCCACACCCCCCAATCTTCCACGACTAATAGCCGCATCGAGCTTTACACCCAGGAGTCGATGGTCAACTGGCTAGGCCCGTTTCAGCTCATGCGCACGGGCTTGCAATCGGCCGCGGCCACCACCATGGGTGCCTTCGCGGACCCACGCGATGTGCTGGCCATGCTCAACCCTCGGGACGCTAACCCGCCCATCCAGGTGGCTGCCGACGGTGACGTGTGGGTCGACTATCTGGCCGATACCGGCGATGGCTGGGACTCCACCTATTCCATGGCGCTGTGCGTCAGCCAGGATGTCAAGTTGCCGGAGCTCACGCTGCCGCGCGGCGACGTGCTGCTGCTCGGCGGCGATCAGGTCTACCCCACACCGGCCCAATCCGGCTATCGCACCCGCTTCCTCGATCCCTTCCGCGCTGCCTTTCCCGCGCCGGTCCCCAAGGTTCACCCGAATGAGCAGGACCAGCCCGTGCCGCAGCCAGGTGCACCGTGGATGGTGGCGACGCCCGGCAACCACGATTGGTATGACGGCCTGCGCGGTTTCTCTCAACTGTTTTGCGAGCAGAAGCCCATCGGCGGCTGGGAAACCCGTCAACACACCAGTTACTACGTGCTGCAACTGCCCAATGGCTGGTGGATCTGGGGCCTGGACCTGCAATTGGAGTCGATGATCGACCGACAGCAGAAGCAGTACTTCGAAGAGATGCGCGCCAAACTGCAGCCAGGCGACCGCGTGATCCTCTGCACACCGGAGCCGAGCTGGGTGGATGAGGCCGAACGACTCGCACGCGTGGGGCGCAAGACCCTGCCCTCGATCGAGACCCAGACCTTGCGCTTCAGCAGTCTGCGCGAGATCGAACAGCTCTTGGGTGACCACTTGGCGGTGGTCCTGGCCGGGGACTCGCACCACTACGCGCGCTACCAGCCAAAAGCCGGCAGCCAAGCACCGCAGCGCATCACCTGCGGAGGTGGTGGCGCCTTCCTGCATGGCACTCATCAACTTCCAGATCCGCCCGAACCGATCAGTGTCGGCGGAACGCCACAGCACTACGAGCTGGCGGCATCCTACCCGGACAAAAAGACCTCCGAACAGCTGCGTAATCGGGCATGGCGACTACCCACCCACAACCTCTCGTTCTGCGGCATGCTGGCCATCATGTACTTGCTGTTCGACTGGATGGTAGAAAGCGCCAGCAAGGTGCCCCACCCGGCGCGCGATAACCGCAGCCTGGTCGAGGTATTGTCTGGCCTCGAAGTATCTATTCCCAACCTGCGCGAGGTATGGCGACAGTTGGTCCTGGTCCTGGCACACAGTCCTTCTTCGGTGATGTTTGCCGTGACCATTGTGCTGGGCTGCGCAGTGCTCTCAGCCGCCGGGGTCAAACGTACCCGAAAGCTTGCCTATGGCATCGGGGCCGTTCACGGCTTGCTTCACCTGGGACTGGCGATCGGGCTGCTATGGCTCATGGGCCGTATCAACATCCACTACTTGCAGTTCGAGGTAGAAAACCTGTTCCAGGTCTTGTTGTTCCTGGTGGGGACGCTGGTGCTCGGCGGCAGTTTAGGAGGCCTGCTATTCGGTGCCTGGATGGTCATGGCCAACACTTTATGGGGGCTGCATAGTGAGGTGGTTTTTTCCTCGCAACGCATCGCCGACCACAAATGCTTCCTGCGCATGCACTTCAACGGAGACCAACTCACCCTTTACCCGCTCAAATTGGAGAAGGTCTGCCGGCGCTGGTCTGTGGCGTCGGGAGTTGCCAAACTGGCGAAGGTGCAGCGCACCTGGAGGTTGCGGGCAACGCCTGAAAGCACTGGCCCGCGCTTCGTGCCAACCTCGGGCGAACTTGAACTGCGGCTGATCGAGCCGCCCATCGTGATTCGGCGTGGAGGAACCAGCTCATAA
- a CDS encoding CapA family protein, producing MAAVTDTLKLFLAGDVMTARGIDSVLPHPGDPRLYEACVKNAGDYVRLAERLNGPIPRPVDFTYIWGIALDEFELRQPHARIINLETAVSRRGRPEPKGINYRMSPENFPAISAAGIDCCVLANNHVLDWGAAGLADTLDTLSSNGMRSAGAGRNRQSAEAPAVLPQPGGRRLLVFGLGAPDSGIAPDWAATDKRAGVARLEDLSMQSLHPVAERILAGKKPGDRVVASIHWGGNWGFDIPREQVRFAHALIDEAGVDVVHGHSSHHVKGIEVYRERLILYGCGDLLNDYEGIEGHSTYRGDLGLLYFASLAPDGHLQTLELIPTRLCRFRLCRAEGDDRQWLHDTLSRECARLGSSLRPGAKNAFELRW from the coding sequence ATGGCAGCTGTTACCGATACCCTGAAGTTGTTTCTCGCCGGCGACGTCATGACCGCCCGCGGCATCGACTCGGTACTGCCGCATCCTGGCGATCCACGGCTTTACGAAGCCTGCGTCAAGAATGCCGGCGATTACGTCCGGCTGGCAGAACGACTCAATGGCCCGATTCCGCGCCCAGTCGATTTCACCTACATCTGGGGCATTGCGCTGGATGAGTTCGAACTTCGCCAACCACACGCACGCATCATCAATCTGGAAACCGCGGTGTCCCGCCGCGGACGGCCGGAGCCAAAAGGCATCAATTACCGCATGAGCCCGGAGAACTTCCCGGCCATCAGCGCCGCCGGCATCGACTGCTGCGTGCTGGCCAACAACCATGTGCTGGACTGGGGGGCAGCCGGCCTGGCCGATACGCTGGATACCTTATCGAGCAACGGCATGCGCAGCGCCGGCGCCGGGCGCAACCGGCAATCCGCCGAAGCGCCCGCCGTGCTGCCGCAGCCTGGCGGGCGGCGCTTGCTGGTGTTTGGCCTCGGTGCACCCGACAGCGGCATTGCGCCGGACTGGGCCGCCACGGATAAGCGCGCGGGCGTCGCGCGGCTGGAAGATCTGTCGATGCAAAGCCTGCACCCTGTGGCCGAACGGATTCTCGCGGGCAAAAAACCGGGGGATCGGGTGGTCGCCTCCATTCACTGGGGTGGCAACTGGGGGTTCGATATCCCGCGCGAGCAAGTCCGGTTCGCCCATGCCTTGATCGACGAGGCCGGAGTTGACGTGGTGCACGGGCATTCCTCGCACCACGTCAAGGGCATCGAGGTGTACCGCGAACGCCTGATTCTCTATGGCTGCGGTGATCTGCTGAACGATTACGAAGGCATCGAGGGCCACTCAACCTATCGCGGCGACCTGGGGCTTCTGTACTTTGCCTCGTTGGCCCCGGACGGGCACCTGCAGACGCTGGAGCTGATACCCACCCGCCTCTGCCGCTTTCGCCTCTGTCGCGCCGAAGGGGATGACCGTCAATGGCTGCACGACACCCTTTCTCGCGAGTGCGCACGCTTGGGCAGCAGCCTCCGGCCGGGTGCGAAAAATGCCTTTGAGTTGCGTTGGTAG